The sequence TTCGGTCTGGAGCTTCCGATCGCGCGTTCGTTGTTGCCGCGCATCCTCGCCAGCCCCCACCTGAGTCTTGTGGGTCTTGGCTGCCACGTGGGTTCCCAGTGCCGGTCGCCGGCGCCTATCGAGGACGCGGTAGCGATCACCGCTTCGTTCGCTGCGGAGTGTGCTCGGGCGGGGGCGAGGTTGCGCCTGCTCGATGCCGGAGGCGGTTGGCCGATTCGCTACGGTGATGAGGTCGAGCGCATACACCCGCCGGCGGATTTCGGGCAGGCCATTCGACGGGGCGTCGAGCGAGGCGGCGCAGCCGGCTTGAATCTTGAAATCGCGGTCGAGCCGGGTCGCGCGCTCGTGGGTGACGCAGGGGTCCTGCTGACCCGCGTGCTGTACGTGAAGGAGCAGGCGGGGAAGCGCTTCGTGGTAGTGGACGCCGCCATGACCGAGCTGATTCGGCCGGCACTCTACCAAGCCTACCACGCGGTGTTGCCCGTCACCGAGCCGGACCCCCGAGCGGGCCGCGCCCCCGCCGACCTGGTTGGTCCGGTATGCGAGACCGCCGATTTTCTGGCGCTGGCGCGACCGCTGCCGCCCCTGCGGAGGGGGGACCTGCTCGCTATCCGGGGTGCTGGGGCGTATGGAGCTTCCATGGCGAGCAACTACAATGGGCGTCCACGAGCGCCCGAGGTGATGGTTGACGCCAACTTGATGCAGCTGATTCGCGCGCGCGAGACCATCGAAGACACGTGGCGAGGCGAGATGTCTTCTAGCGTGAGCATCCCATGAAGACCAGCGTGGAGCTGTTGTGCGATCATCCGGGGTTCGTCTCGCAGGTTGCGGACTGGTTGCGCGAGGAGTGGCCTGGGTTCTTTTCGGTGCGCAATCCCAAGAGCTATGTCGAGGCGCGCCTTCAGCGTCACAAGTTGCCGCTGACGTTGATCGCATTGCGGGGCAAGGAACCCGTCGGAACGGTAGCCCTCAGCCCCAAGAGCTTGCGAGCCTACACACATCTTTCGCCGTGGGTCTCCGGGCTGGTGGTCCGGCGCGGTTATCGTCGTCATGGCATCGGCAGTCAGTTGGTTGCCGCGGCGACCGAGCTAGGCTGGCGGCTAGGCAATCGGCGCCTTTATGTTGCGGCCTGCCACCCGAAGCTGGTTGCGCGACTCGGCTGGCGTTTCATCGCCAGAGCGCAACACGGCGGTCAGCGCATCGCCGTGATGGGCTTGTCGCATC comes from Pseudomonadota bacterium and encodes:
- the lysA gene encoding diaminopimelate decarboxylase, whose protein sequence is MNRPAQRLDERFFAYRGGSLCAEAVPFDELARRFGTPSYVYSGAAMDDAYAAIDAALETTPHLVAYAVKANGNLSILRRLGRAGCGMDIVSGGELARVLAAGVPAARILFSGVGKTDTELRAALRAGVRSIHVESAPELDALEGVAHELGARAPVALRVNPNVDSETHPYIATGLHDNKFGLELPIARSLLPRILASPHLSLVGLGCHVGSQCRSPAPIEDAVAITASFAAECARAGARLRLLDAGGGWPIRYGDEVERIHPPADFGQAIRRGVERGGAAGLNLEIAVEPGRALVGDAGVLLTRVLYVKEQAGKRFVVVDAAMTELIRPALYQAYHAVLPVTEPDPRAGRAPADLVGPVCETADFLALARPLPPLRRGDLLAIRGAGAYGASMASNYNGRPRAPEVMVDANLMQLIRARETIEDTWRGEMSSSVSIP
- a CDS encoding GNAT family N-acetyltransferase, which codes for MKTSVELLCDHPGFVSQVADWLREEWPGFFSVRNPKSYVEARLQRHKLPLTLIALRGKEPVGTVALSPKSLRAYTHLSPWVSGLVVRRGYRRHGIGSQLVAAATELGWRLGNRRLYVAACHPKLVARLGWRFIARAQHGGQRIAVMGLSH